The Medicago truncatula cultivar Jemalong A17 chromosome 7, MtrunA17r5.0-ANR, whole genome shotgun sequence genome includes the window aaaatgtaaataaatccAAAACTTTTCAAACAATGCTGTAGTTTACAAACTGTAATTGAGTTCTGAAATAAACTTTCATAGCACAATTACTTATAGTCTATAaaataagtttcaaaatgttctAAATACCTACCAAAATTGTCCGAGTTGCTTGCTCAGTCATAAGAGTTTATATCTAATCACTTCCACTTATCACTTTGTCAATGATGTTTACAATATTGTCAATGTCATATTCGACGttctgaaatatatatatatatatatattttggttaAGTATTCAGTGGCTAGAATTCATGTGATTTAatcttatataatatataataatacttGTAAGGCGTGTGAGTAGTATTTTTCATGGTGTTGGTAGCAATACTTAATTTGTTGGGGTGTTGGTATTGAATTGCGTGGGTGCATATAGTAATACCGAATGTTCAGCTCGCGCATTCTTCACTGTATTCTATTCTATCGATCCTTTTCTTCTGCAGTGAGAGGTGAAGCAACGAAGCAGACATGGCAGCTATTCGGATGATAGGTAGGTAACTATAACAGTCTTTGGATTTGATTCACTTGTAAGCAAGCTGCTTCAATCTCTATAGTAGCTGCTAATTGATAACTCTTTCTCTGAACAAATGCAGATATTGCTGTTAACTTCACAGGTCAGTCACGCATTTTATCGAACACTTTGTTTGCAGCTTCgattaataataatcatcatcatattaattcaaaatcattGCAGATGGAATGTTTAAAGGAATCTACAATGGCAAACAATGTCATGTTGCTGATATTCCAACCGTTTTGAACAGAGCTTGGGCTGCTGGTGTTCACCGAATCATCGTAACTGGTGGATCCCTTCAGGAATCAAGGGAAGCTCTTGCCATTGCTGAAACTGATGGTATGTCATTTTATCACTTATGAAATCAGCTTATATGataacaatttgactttattttatcatttgttatagaaatagcttattctATTATATGATAAATGCTTACGCTATAGgcatttaattaagttgtttatggAAATATGGCCTTATTTTGATGATAATTTATTGATTGATCATAGGAAGACTTTTCTGTACTGTTGGTGTGCATCCAACACGTTGCAAGGTTGATTTTCTTTACTCTTTTGGTATTTTTACCTGCAGTGGTTTGATGGGAAGTGTTTGTAAATGTGACTTGGTGTTTTAATTTAGGAATTTGAGGAGAGTGGAGATCCTGAAAAGCATTTTCAGGATCTTTTGTCATTGGCTAAAGAGGGAATTCAGAAAGGAAAggtatgcttaaaattttagcAAGTAACACAATTAGTAAACATATTTTACTTGTAACTAGATGTGCTTGAGCAGGCCAGATCCACATAGTTCTGGATCTTGAATTCTTATTGATTTGTTCAGTTCTATACATGTCACAATGTATGTTGTTATTCATGTAGTTGCTGAACTTTTGCTCTAGTTCTAAAACTACTGTCCAAATAACTTTCtgctcttttttattttttatatgcaaGGTGGTTGCAGTTGGAGAGTGTGGATTAGACTATGACCGGCTTCATTTTTGCCCCGCCGAGATTCAAAAGAGGTACGTACTGTTTACCTGTTGCTACGCATGTTACTTTTGTAATCccccatttaaaaaatattaaactattagaattattaatgaaattttgttgttgtttgtgaatgCTAGGTATTTCGAGAAGCAATTTGAATTGGCATACATCACAAAATTGCCTATGTTTTTGCACATGCGAGCAGCAGCTGCTGATTTCTGTGAAATAGTTGAGAAAAATAAGGACAGGTATGATTGCTTGATCTCACCATTTTGAAATCTTAAATATTCAAACAATGGTGCTTTGATGTGCCTCTTGTTTAGcctatcattttattcattttgagaAATGAACTTGGTCGTAAGAGTTGAAAAGTATTGTTCCAAACCTTACCTATGTTGTTTACTCTTTCAAGTTTGGGAGTTGAGGGAAAAATGATATGAAGTGTCCAATATCCATCAAAACAAGTAGCATTGATGTCATCTATATCTCATTTCTCATCATGCCTGATATACACGCTTCATAAATATTAACATAAGAATGCATTTGTTTTCTTGCTTGTAATTGATGGCATAATCACTTTGGGATGTGAAATGGACTTATTGTTTCTACTTTTATGACAGGTTCTCTGGTGGTGTCACCCATTCATTTACCGGTAGTATGGATGATTGCATTAAGCTTCTCTCATTTGATAAAATGTACATTGGTAAATCCAACTTTTCAAGCATTACCATATTTGCTAACCTATTTTAAGACACCCTGGTATGTCTAATTTTAGATTTAGCCTTTCCAAAAATATAACCAGAAGTAAACTTTTATCATGCTAATTGCAAGCTCCTAGAGATTAGAAGATGAACTTACTTTAGGAAAGATTTGTGTTCATAgttaattttgtgttttgatatcaaaagaaagacaaagataGACGTGTGAATGGTGTGTGATTCTGATGTTTGAATACTAACACTCCAGTTAAATTCCATAAATGATACACATTTCTGATACACTGACAGGCATAAATGGGTGCTCTATGAAGACAGCTGAGAACCTTGATGTTGTCAAGGGTATTCCTGTTGAAAGAATGATGATTGAGACAGACTCACCCTACTGCGAAATCAAGAATACTCATGCCGGAATAGGTTTTGTTAAATCTACATGGCCTtctaagaagaaagaaaagtatGATCAAGAGTGTATTGTCAAAGGCCGCAATGAGCCTTGTTCAGTTAGGTAAATGGCATGGTTTTGCTTATCAATGTGGTTATATTGCTTCAAGAAATACCTTCTTATTCATATTACTGTAGTTAAGAGTATTCAAGTTTGCACAAATTTAACCCTGGATATGATTGTTAATCTTTTGCCTTcatattttaaaagactatcCTAGAAATATGTCTGATTGACTGTAATGTTCCAGGCAAGTTCTTGAGGTGGTTGCTGGCTGTAAAGGCATCAATGACGTGGGTAACCTCAGTAGAACATTGTACCACAATACTTGCAGGTAACATAGCTTGTCTCTGGACTTGTCCGTTACCGATGTAAGTGATCACTTGCAGAATCATTGATCCTATGTGTTTGTtgggaaaagaagaaaaaatttaattctgattataaaaagataaataggaACACCTACTGGCGGGTGTCAATCCCATCTTGACCTATGCCAAATTTAGGCTGGACCAAATTTGAATCTGACTATTGGGTTGGCCTGATGTTTTATCAGTTTTTCAACGAAAAATGAACTTAAATGGAATGAATTGCCTAGTTATTAGATGCTAAGAGTTTTAATTGGTGGACTGCATCTTGGACTAGTACTAAACTACTAGtatatataatgaaatgaaCTGAATGACATGCTGCTTCTTTAATATGCTAATGTTTGATTGGCATAAAGATAGACTCTTTTGGTATACTATTCTGAAGCTCCAAGGAAAATATTGCTTTGCAGGATGTTTTTCCCGCATGACTTGGATTCTGCAGCTGATGCTCTTTTAGCTGGCGACAATTCTTCATAAACAGATTACAGATATGTTGATGACTTTGCTCTTCTCTTTGCTTTTATTCAAAGCTGTTCAGCTGCTCCATCCCCAATTCTTGAGAGAGATTACGCAGTATCCTTTGAAGTGAAACTGAAAATGCTTGTACTGCTCCTTTGCGAGAAAGGGATATATCTAGAAGTGTTTATTAGCAGTCTGACGAGTATGTGAGTGTCAGATTGTTGTATTCTATTTTAACGAACATATGATATGGAAAACTATTATGATACttgtaccaaaaacaaaactattatGATAAAGGTTCCAATGGGCAGttatatttttgcttataacaaAGGATGGATTGGAAAATTATgcctgtttttttttatttttttattctaatgaGTTGGAATCTCTCCATTTGTTGAGTTCAATTTTAATGTCTGTGTCCTGCCTCtgatcataattttttctttctgaaaatGGTACTCAATTAACGCAGTGTTATAGAAGCCATTTGTTGATTGATAATGAGCAGTGATGGGCACTGATATAATACGGTGATTTGATTTCAGCATCGTTCTCTTGctattttttaagttatttggttaactTGGACAAATGCTTAATTGCACGGcatgattttcaaatttattttaattaatatttgatttaaacAAAGTGAACCCTCATACTCATACTCTGTCGTGGTACATTATGTCGTGTACTGTAGCATTGCTCTTATAAAAAAGCGGGCAATGTCAGAATATTAAGCAAGCTATTCACGattaaagaaaaaacttgtTAAGCTACTTCAACATTTTATGAAATGGAACTATGGAAGTAAATCGTGTTGTCCATGTAGATTTGTGGTACCTATTAATGTTCCCATGTTACGAGTCTTTACATTTGGGAGTCTCACCTAATATGTGAGACTTATTCCCTCTCTTAATAGACCATACTTTTAGGAAGAACTCCCTTTGCATCTATTTAAACACTATTTTATACCCTCAAGAGAAGGTTATCATTTCAATATACGATCactttgaataaattattatcCCATCATACTCTGGAAGCTTGCTCTTCACAATTACAAATCATATAATTGACATCAACCCCTTATCACAACTGCCAGAAAGCCTAGTTAGTGTATAGGAGGAAAAGGCTAAATGACGTGTATTTTGTGGGCAAAACTTTGATCAATCATACTTCACGTGCTGGCACTAGACACCAATTCCGAGCTTTCAATgttgttttttgtattttcttcaattaCTGGAGGAGATGGAGATGTCCTCGCTGCAGCCAAATTCAATCGCAATGGCCTGCCTTGAACCTCCTGAAAACATTGCATCACATTTGCAAGGAACGAGGTAACATAGTTATATCGAGATATCATAAAGACCAACTTGAAATTGCAAAAATTTGCCAAAACTGTTCTTACCACACCGTTCATGGCGTTCAAAGCAGCCTCTAAATGCTCAGCAGTTTCAAAAGTGACAAATCCAAAACCCCGAGATCTTCCATTGTCCCTCTCATAGATGATCTTAGCACCCAATAAGCCCGGCTGTTCATCAAAGGCATCTCTAAGATCCTGAGAGTTCATTCCCCAACCAAGGTTTCCAGCATAGATCTTGTGAGGGCTGTCTACAAAGCCTCTGTAGCTGTTCCTTACTTTTTGCCCCATTACTAACCTTTCACCTCCTTTTGGCACTTCTGGAAAGTTTACCTTAGCACTCCTACCACCAACTTGCTGTATATCATTGCAAAAAATAACATTAGCATTGAACTTTGCATACAAACAACTTACTGtaaattattacaaaaaataacattaacacCGAACTTTGCATAAAACCAACTATAAAAGATCCTGATAAATTGATTATTTAGATTAGAAAGCTCAGTTATGATCAAAGCTTTGATTAGAGTATAGCTTCTAGATCAGAGGACTGGGGCTTTAAATAAAGGTCTGCAGCCGCGATATGGCGGCTGCGACAGAACAGTTTTTTAGGTTGCCAAAACTGCAAAACGATTCTGATTTGAGGCCACATGGGCCGCATTTGGCTGCAATTCTCTGTCATATTGTCATATAAAGGATTGTGACGCGAACATAACCATTACTGCGACAactattaaaagaaagagatataTTTGCTGGATGAATACTTTACCATCCAAAATGATGAAAGACACAACAAACTAAAATTGGAATCTCAACTACTTATATAACCAACATTGTTTTGACAAGTCACAATAGTAAATACTTGTGTTCTATACATATTAAGAACAAAcagtagaaaaataaaagaccaCCCTCCTATGCAACCTGAATCAAATGAAACTAAGACTTACAGAGCCATCAAACATTCGAATTGCTTCTTTAGCTTCTTCAGCACTTTTCATCGTAACAAATGCAAATCCTCTGCTTCTGTCGGTAAGTCGATCATAGACAAtctaaaaaattcaatcaaacaaaacacaCATAAACATTCGATCATAGACCATATCTTTTTTGAATTTCCCAATCAAACACTAAAatggaaatattaaaaaaaaaaaaaataaaaaagcaaaataaaataaaataaaaacctcaaCAGACACAACTGTGCCAGCTTCTGCAAATATATCAGCCAATTGTGAAGAAGTCATTGAAAACGGCAAATTTCCAACATAGAGTCTTCCAGCATCGTCTGAGGTTGTTACTTTCTGTTCTTCATCTTGCTTTGGTTTATCAGAGGTTTCTGGTTCTGGTTCTTGTTGTTGGGAAATAATGGTGTCTTGAGATGTTTCAAATTCATCTGTGGCAACAAATGGAGGGTGAAGAGATTGAAGTGGGAGAGATGAAAGAATAAAACTTTGAGACTTGAGGGTGAGATTGAAGGGTTTATGGGAAATGGGTGTTTGAGGGAAGTTGGTGGTGGTGAGAGAAATGGAAGAGTGTGTGAATGAGAGGTTGTTGATTCTATTGAAGATTGAAGATGAAACATAAGCTGTTGAAGTAGCCATTGTATTTTTTGAGTGTTCAAGAATTGAGTAGTGAAATGTGGCATCAATTGTTTGATAGGTGACAAAGATAAGGTTTGCTTGTAATTTGCAAGTCCatttcttcctcttccttcCATCCTTTAACGGTTTTGCGGTAAAacgaaatttattttataccaAGCAAAAACTTATTTACCCATTTTTATACtccaaaatctcaaaaaaaataagaattttattttaaaatatttttatgacatGTTTTGAGTTCTTATaacgatgttttttttattggtagcatgatttaaaatatataatgatTTAGGTAAAAACTTTTAATTAAGAATCCAtatgaacttaactcagttggtagggatattat containing:
- the LOC25499498 gene encoding 33 kDa ribonucleoprotein, chloroplastic — protein: MATSTAYVSSSIFNRINNLSFTHSSISLTTTNFPQTPISHKPFNLTLKSQSFILSSLPLQSLHPPFVATDEFETSQDTIISQQQEPEPETSDKPKQDEEQKVTTSDDAGRLYVGNLPFSMTSSQLADIFAEAGTVVSVEIVYDRLTDRSRGFAFVTMKSAEEAKEAIRMFDGSQVGGRSAKVNFPEVPKGGERLVMGQKVRNSYRGFVDSPHKIYAGNLGWGMNSQDLRDAFDEQPGLLGAKIIYERDNGRSRGFGFVTFETAEHLEAALNAMNGVEVQGRPLRLNLAAARTSPSPPVIEENTKNNIESSELVSSAST
- the LOC25499497 gene encoding putative deoxyribonuclease TATDN1, whose product is MAAIRMIDIAVNFTDGMFKGIYNGKQCHVADIPTVLNRAWAAGVHRIIVTGGSLQESREALAIAETDGRLFCTVGVHPTRCKEFEESGDPEKHFQDLLSLAKEGIQKGKVVAVGECGLDYDRLHFCPAEIQKRYFEKQFELAYITKLPMFLHMRAAAADFCEIVEKNKDRFSGGVTHSFTGSMDDCIKLLSFDKMYIGINGCSMKTAENLDVVKGIPVERMMIETDSPYCEIKNTHAGIGFVKSTWPSKKKEKYDQECIVKGRNEPCSVRQVLEVVAGCKGINDVGNLSRTLYHNTCRMFFPHDLDSAADALLAGDNSS